In Oncorhynchus tshawytscha isolate Ot180627B linkage group LG23, Otsh_v2.0, whole genome shotgun sequence, the following proteins share a genomic window:
- the LOC112238347 gene encoding zinc-binding protein A33 isoform X1, with the protein MSFNSLSLSLPLSSLLSPSLLLHQESLVCFPVSLGEIGMYKNHIKDTNNNCNKSLLPDHKEKLIQAIKRIKHEVDECWEAERETYIWSVGVERCFDNLEREVRAEFQNLHRFLDEEETMDMERLKKEKEKRVKLLREREKKIAMQGRDLERGIATLNNKLAEEDSPKLLKEIQDLLKRSQVAFIPPPQVDVEVRSAHFVGPIQYRIWKHMKSCLYPNITEVTFDPETAHPLLTLSPSCTSVWFEEDKVIPKASEEEQPPNPRCFHYYYSVMGREGFITGRHYWEVEVGRKTAWRLGVAREDVHRGEMDSSGTSNGLWTLSLKGGAILACTDPKPTKVPVSIKPVRIGVFLDCEKEEVAFYNAVTMTPLYTFSMETVFVPLIPFYNPCDTDDGRNLGPLNLFSPSI; encoded by the exons ATGTCCTTCAATTCTCTGtcactgtccctccctctttcatctttactctctccctctcttttattACACCAAGAGTCCCTTGTTTGCTTTCCGGTCTCGTTAGGAGAAATTGGAATGTACAAAAATCACATAAAAGATACCAACAACAACTGCAATAAAAGCCTTCTCCCTGACCATAAG GAGAAGCTGATCCAGGCTATTAAAAGAATAAAGCATGAGGTAGACGAGTgctgggaggcagagagagagacgtacaTATGGTCTGTTGGTGTAGAG aGATGCTTTGATAATCTGGAACGGGAGGTCCGAGCTGAGTTCCAGAACCTCCATCGCTTCCTGGACGAAGAGGAGACCATGGACATGGAGCGActgaagaaggagaaagagaagagggtgaagctgcttagggagagggagaagaagattgCCATGCAGGGAAGAGATCTGGAGAGAGGCATTGCCACGCTAAACAACAAACTGGCCGAGGAGGATAGTCCCAAACTGCTCAAA GAGATTCAAGACCTCTTGAAAAG aTCCCAGGTGGCTTTCATACCCCCTCCGCAGGTGGATGTGGAAGTGCGATCAGCACACTTTGTGGGGCCCATCCAGTACAGGATATGGAAACACATGAAGAGCTGCCTGTACCCAA ATATCACTGAAGTGACCTTTGACCCAGAGACAGCCCACCCCCTCCTCACACTCTCCCCCAGCTGCACTTCTGTGTGGTTTGAGGAGGACAAAGTTATCCCCAAGGCATCGGAGGAGGAGCAGCCCCCCAACCCCCGCTGCTTCCACTACTACTACAGTGTCATGGGCCGAGAAGGTTTCATCACTGGACGCCATTactgggaggtggaggtgggccGCAAGACAGCGTGGCGGCTGGGTGTGGCCAGGGAGGACGTCCACCGGGGGGAGATGGACTCCAGCGGGACCAGTAACGGTCTCTGGACCCTATCCCTGAAGGGAGGGGCCATCTTGGCCTGTACAGACCCCAAACCCACCAAGGTCCCGGTGTCCATCAAGCCCGTCCGGATCGGAGTGTTCTTAGACTGTGAGAAGGAAGAAGTAGCGTTCTATAACGCTGTTACCATGACGCCGCTGTACACATTCTCCATGGAAACGGTGTTCGTTCCGCTGATCCCCTTCTATAACCCGTGTGACACGGACGATGGGAGGAACCTGGGTCCCCTAAACCTCTTCAGCCCCTCTATATGA
- the LOC112238347 gene encoding zinc-binding protein A33 isoform X2, translating to MYKNHIKDTNNNCNKSLLPDHKEKLIQAIKRIKHEVDECWEAERETYIWSVGVERCFDNLEREVRAEFQNLHRFLDEEETMDMERLKKEKEKRVKLLREREKKIAMQGRDLERGIATLNNKLAEEDSPKLLKEIQDLLKRSQVAFIPPPQVDVEVRSAHFVGPIQYRIWKHMKSCLYPNITEVTFDPETAHPLLTLSPSCTSVWFEEDKVIPKASEEEQPPNPRCFHYYYSVMGREGFITGRHYWEVEVGRKTAWRLGVAREDVHRGEMDSSGTSNGLWTLSLKGGAILACTDPKPTKVPVSIKPVRIGVFLDCEKEEVAFYNAVTMTPLYTFSMETVFVPLIPFYNPCDTDDGRNLGPLNLFSPSI from the exons ATGTACAAAAATCACATAAAAGATACCAACAACAACTGCAATAAAAGCCTTCTCCCTGACCATAAG GAGAAGCTGATCCAGGCTATTAAAAGAATAAAGCATGAGGTAGACGAGTgctgggaggcagagagagagacgtacaTATGGTCTGTTGGTGTAGAG aGATGCTTTGATAATCTGGAACGGGAGGTCCGAGCTGAGTTCCAGAACCTCCATCGCTTCCTGGACGAAGAGGAGACCATGGACATGGAGCGActgaagaaggagaaagagaagagggtgaagctgcttagggagagggagaagaagattgCCATGCAGGGAAGAGATCTGGAGAGAGGCATTGCCACGCTAAACAACAAACTGGCCGAGGAGGATAGTCCCAAACTGCTCAAA GAGATTCAAGACCTCTTGAAAAG aTCCCAGGTGGCTTTCATACCCCCTCCGCAGGTGGATGTGGAAGTGCGATCAGCACACTTTGTGGGGCCCATCCAGTACAGGATATGGAAACACATGAAGAGCTGCCTGTACCCAA ATATCACTGAAGTGACCTTTGACCCAGAGACAGCCCACCCCCTCCTCACACTCTCCCCCAGCTGCACTTCTGTGTGGTTTGAGGAGGACAAAGTTATCCCCAAGGCATCGGAGGAGGAGCAGCCCCCCAACCCCCGCTGCTTCCACTACTACTACAGTGTCATGGGCCGAGAAGGTTTCATCACTGGACGCCATTactgggaggtggaggtgggccGCAAGACAGCGTGGCGGCTGGGTGTGGCCAGGGAGGACGTCCACCGGGGGGAGATGGACTCCAGCGGGACCAGTAACGGTCTCTGGACCCTATCCCTGAAGGGAGGGGCCATCTTGGCCTGTACAGACCCCAAACCCACCAAGGTCCCGGTGTCCATCAAGCCCGTCCGGATCGGAGTGTTCTTAGACTGTGAGAAGGAAGAAGTAGCGTTCTATAACGCTGTTACCATGACGCCGCTGTACACATTCTCCATGGAAACGGTGTTCGTTCCGCTGATCCCCTTCTATAACCCGTGTGACACGGACGATGGGAGGAACCTGGGTCCCCTAAACCTCTTCAGCCCCTCTATATGA